From Streptomyces sp. NBC_00775, one genomic window encodes:
- a CDS encoding ABC transporter substrate-binding protein, whose translation MKISIRRTRRAAMAVALGSVLALTATACGDDGSGSAGDKGNEGSGKGEITFWDNNGGVRTDVWKEIIKDFEKKYPDIKVNYVGVPAASVQSKYDTAIQGGGLPDVGGVGTAMLAEVAAQGALEPLDSRLTKSSLNGKLSANFLASVKAAGGDGKTYTVPTSANNGTLWYRTDLFTAAGLDAPTTWTKFYAAADKLTNSGKNKFGYTIRGGEGSIAQALDATYGQSGITEFWNGDKTTVNDPKNVTALEKYVALYKKDTPSADVNNDFTKMVAQWDSGTIGMLSHNLGSYADHEKALSGKFKGIPNPTLDDGTRVQISNPVDGLGLFKSSKNKSAAWKFIEFAASHEANSKWNESAAQVPANTEAAQDAWVQASEPTKLAAEALNGSTTKIVQLPYYLPDWNTISKTDNEPNFQKVLLGKMSAKDFLNTLADQLNKAQADWKANH comes from the coding sequence ATGAAGATCAGCATCCGTAGAACCAGGCGTGCCGCCATGGCCGTCGCCCTGGGCTCCGTGCTCGCGCTCACCGCCACCGCCTGCGGCGACGACGGCAGTGGCTCGGCCGGGGACAAGGGCAACGAGGGCTCCGGCAAGGGCGAGATCACCTTCTGGGACAACAACGGCGGTGTCCGTACCGACGTCTGGAAGGAGATCATCAAGGACTTCGAGAAGAAGTACCCGGACATCAAGGTCAACTACGTCGGGGTGCCCGCCGCGAGCGTCCAGTCCAAGTACGACACCGCCATCCAGGGCGGCGGCCTGCCGGACGTCGGCGGCGTGGGCACCGCGATGCTCGCCGAGGTCGCCGCGCAGGGCGCCCTCGAACCGCTCGACAGCCGGCTCACGAAGAGCTCGCTGAACGGCAAGCTCAGCGCGAACTTCCTGGCCAGCGTCAAGGCCGCCGGCGGCGACGGCAAGACGTACACCGTGCCGACCTCCGCCAACAACGGCACGCTGTGGTACCGGACCGACCTGTTCACGGCGGCGGGCCTGGACGCGCCGACCACGTGGACCAAGTTCTACGCGGCCGCCGACAAGCTCACCAACTCGGGCAAGAACAAGTTCGGTTACACCATCCGCGGCGGCGAGGGCTCGATCGCGCAGGCCCTGGACGCCACGTACGGGCAGAGCGGCATCACCGAGTTCTGGAACGGCGACAAGACCACGGTCAACGATCCGAAGAACGTGACCGCGCTGGAGAAGTACGTCGCGCTGTACAAGAAGGACACCCCGTCCGCCGACGTCAACAACGACTTCACCAAGATGGTCGCGCAGTGGGACTCCGGCACGATCGGGATGCTGAGCCACAACCTCGGCTCCTACGCGGACCACGAGAAGGCGCTGAGCGGCAAGTTCAAGGGCATTCCGAACCCGACGCTGGACGACGGCACGCGGGTGCAGATCTCCAACCCCGTCGACGGGCTCGGGCTGTTCAAGTCCAGCAAGAACAAGTCGGCGGCCTGGAAGTTCATCGAGTTCGCCGCGTCCCACGAGGCCAACAGCAAGTGGAACGAGTCGGCGGCGCAGGTTCCGGCGAACACGGAGGCGGCGCAGGACGCGTGGGTGCAGGCGTCTGAGCCGACGAAGCTGGCGGCCGAGGCGTTGAATGGTTCCACGACGAAGATCGTGCAGCTGCCGTACTACCTGCCGGACTGGAACACGATCTCGAAGACCGACAACGAGCCGAACTTCCAGAAGGTGCTGCTCGGGAAGATGTCGGCGAAGGACTTCCTGAACACGTTGGCCGACCAGCTGAACAAGGCGCAGGCGGACTGGAAGGCGAACCACTAG
- a CDS encoding rhamnogalacturonan acetylesterase — MSLTRRQVTSAALAAVPLAVAATAPATAAPKGARRVRTLYIAGDSTAAQKYADAAPETGWGMAFPFFLHAELEVANHAVNGRSSKSFVDEGRLDVILEAIRPGDFLLIQFGHNDEKSADPTRYTEPWTTYQDYLRQYVEGARARGARPVLGTSVERRKFDADGNAVPTHGDYPAAMRALAEEEHVALLDIQSLSLALWQKLGVEETKKYFNWTETEQDNTHFNPPGAIAVARLVAAELLHRRVLTPRDVRRLDEEIPESWITWPTA; from the coding sequence GTGTCCCTCACCCGCAGACAGGTCACCAGCGCAGCCCTCGCCGCCGTTCCCCTCGCCGTCGCCGCGACGGCCCCCGCGACCGCTGCACCCAAGGGAGCCCGACGCGTGCGCACCCTCTACATCGCCGGTGACTCCACCGCCGCCCAGAAGTATGCCGACGCCGCGCCCGAGACCGGGTGGGGCATGGCGTTTCCCTTCTTCCTTCATGCGGAGCTGGAGGTCGCCAACCACGCGGTGAACGGGCGGAGTTCGAAGAGTTTTGTCGACGAGGGGCGCCTGGACGTCATCCTCGAAGCGATCCGGCCCGGCGACTTCCTGCTCATCCAGTTCGGGCACAACGACGAGAAGAGCGCCGACCCCACCCGCTACACCGAGCCGTGGACGACGTACCAGGACTACCTGCGTCAGTACGTCGAGGGGGCGCGGGCCCGTGGCGCGCGGCCGGTGCTCGGCACCTCCGTCGAGCGCAGGAAGTTCGACGCGGACGGCAACGCGGTGCCGACCCACGGCGACTATCCGGCGGCGATGCGCGCGCTCGCCGAGGAGGAGCATGTCGCGCTGCTCGACATCCAGTCCCTGTCGCTCGCCCTGTGGCAGAAGCTCGGTGTCGAGGAGACGAAGAAGTACTTCAACTGGACCGAGACCGAGCAGGACAACACGCACTTCAACCCGCCCGGTGCGATCGCCGTGGCCCGTCTCGTCGCGGCCGAGCTGCTGCACCGCCGGGTGCTGACGCCCCGGGACGTGCGTCGGCTCGACGAGGAGATCCCCGAGTCGTGGATCACCTGGCCCACCGCGTGA